One stretch of Saccharopolyspora erythraea DNA includes these proteins:
- a CDS encoding NAD(P)-binding domain-containing protein — MATSTAVANIGVVGLAVMGSNSARNLASREGDTVAVYNRTYARTEERVSTVSVTVTSDQ, encoded by the coding sequence ATGGCCACCAGCACCGCAGTAGCCAACATCGGCGTCGTCGGCCTGGCGGTGATGGGCTCGAACTCGGCCCGCAACCTCGCCTCGCGCGAAGGCGACACCGTCGCCGTCTACAACCGCACCTACGCCCGCACCGAAGAGCGCGTTTCGACAGTGAGCGTCACGGTGACGTCGGATCAATGA